The genomic window GCCGAACGGCTGGAGTCTCTGTTTCGTGATGTGCATGGCGAACTGCTGGGGACGTTGTTCTATTTGGTAGGCAACCTTGAAGACGCCCGCGACGCGTTGCAGGAAACGTTTCTCAAGTGTTGGCGACATCAGCAACAGGTGCCGGATGTCGAAAACCTCAAGGCTTGGGTGTTTCGCATCGCGCTGAATACCGGGCGGGATGTTCGCAAGACCGCATGGAACCGGCGACGCAAACCGCTGGTCAGCGACCCTTCTCAAGCCCCGGATGATGTCGTGTCTGTCAACCATCGCCTCCGCACGTCCGATCCGCCCGACGCGGAATTGATTCGCAACGAAGAACTGTGTCGGCTTCGTGATGCCGTCCTGCACTTGCGTGAAGAGGAGCAGGAAGTGTTTTTGCTGCGACAAAACGGCGGGCTTAGTTATCCGCAGATTGCGGCCGCCACGTCGCTGCCGTTGGGAACCGTCAAAACTCGGATGCGGGCGGCTATCGGCCAGCTGCGAATGGCTGTGGGAGAAACGTCATGAACGAACTGCAACAAGATCTTTTAGAAATGCATTACGGTTTGTTGGACGATGCCGAAGCCGCTCGGCTGCAGCATCGAATCCACACCGAACCGGAGGTCGCCGCGTTGTGGGCCGAAACGATTCAAATGGCAGGCAAATTCGCCGACGCCGCTCGCTTGACCGGCTTGCCGACGCCCGCCGCCGACGATGCTGAATTGGACCAGATGGTGGCGGCCGCCAAACGCTCCGAAGCCAACCCCGACGCCGACATTCGATCCGCCTCTTCACCGGCCGCTTCTTCGCCAGCCGCGTCACCTGCCGCCGAAGAAACCATCGCGGAATCACCAACCGCGGCCAGCCCCGCGGGGACCACGGCGTCGGGCTCCGCCGCGCGACGCTCGCGTCTGTTTGGCGTGCGTTCGTTTCTGCTGGCCGCTTCGATTTTGCTTGCCGTCTGCGGCGTGCGATTTTGGAATCAGCTGCCACCAAGGCCCGCCACGGCCATGGTGTTGGAAGCCGATCGTATCGCCGGCGTGGAGGCTGAAGGTAAAAACGAATTTCGCGTCGCCACTCGAGCCGCCACGCCATCGACGGGGCTGGTCGGGTCGGCTTCGCTGCCCCTCACCCCGGCTTCGTTGACGTTTTCGATCTACTCGCAAGGTGCTTTGATTTTCCAGCAACAGCAGAAGTCTACCGGTGAAGCAACGTTTCAGGTTCCCGACGATTTACTGTTGCCTCGCGGAGCACAACTGCGAGTCGAAGCGGAACAGCCCGACGGGGCGTCATCGCAAATCTCCCTGCCGCTGCGGGCGACGCGTTGTCTGACCTACCTGAGCACTGACCGGCCGGTGTATCGACCGGGCGAAACGATTTTTTTCCGATCTTTGACCCTGCAGCGACAAACCTTTTTGGGCGAGTACACGCTGCCGATTCGCTTCCAGTTGTTGGACCCTTCGTCCGCCCTGGTTCCGGGAACGACGATCGAAGGCGTCACCGATCGCGGCGTGGGCAACGGAGCGATCACGTTGCCGGCGGACATCGCCGGCGGCAGCTACACGCTGGTCGCGACCAGTTTGAACGGGGTGTTTCCTGAAGAACGCAAGGCGATCGAAGTGCGTCCGTACCGTGTGCCACGTTTCACCCGAACGATCCAGCTGGATCAACGCAGCTACGGTTCGGGCGATCAAGTGATGGCCGACGCGGTAATTCGCCGCGCTGAAGGCGAACCGCTAGCCGGCGCCCAAGTGACCGCTACCGCGGTAGTCGATCAGCAAACCATCGTCAGCGAACGGCTGACGACCGACGAGCAAGGGCGGTGTTCGGTGTCGTTTTCATTGCCGACGCATATCCGTGTGGGAGTGGGGTATTTGTCGTTCGTCGTGGACGATGGCGGCACTCAGGAAACCTTCACCGAAACGATTCCGATTCAAACCGATCGCGTTCAGTTGGAGTTCTATCCCGAGGGCGGCTATTTGGTGGAAGGGGTTCGCAACCGCGTCTACTTTTCGGCTCGCAATACCCTCGGTCAACCGGTTCATGTGGAAGGCGAAATCATGACCCGCGGCGGCCGGCAGGTAACTCGGCTGGCCACCACCCGCGATGGCATGGGACGATTCGAGTTTGTGCCCGAACCCGGACAACGCTACGTGGCCAAACTGTCCAAACCTCTGGACGTCTCGGCTGACGCCCGCTTTCCAGCCGTGGTTGCCAACCGACCGGTGCTGGATACCGGCAGCGGGGTGTTTGCGGCCGGTGCGCCATTGGATTTGGTGTTGCGAACGACGCAAGCCATGAAGGTGCGAGTGCAAGCGGCTTGCCGAGGTGCTTTGGTGGGCGAAAGCGAAGCCGCCATTGAGCCTGGCAGCCAAACGCTGCGAGTACCCGTCAGCGACGCGACTCAAGGCGTTGTGCGAGTCACCCTATTCGATGCCGACACCAAGCAACCGCTGGCTGAACGGTTGGTGTACCGCCGCAGTGATCGCGACTTAAAGGTTCAGGTGTTGCCGGCGGATGCGAAGCGCTCGCACGTTCCCGGTCAACCGCTACGGCTGACGTTGCAGGTTACCGACGAAGCGGATCAACCCGTGGCGGCGGTGTTGGGCGTGTCCGTGGTCGACCAGGCC from Roseimaritima ulvae includes these protein-coding regions:
- a CDS encoding RNA polymerase sigma factor, which translates into the protein MNDPPPADAACDSAPAERLESLFRDVHGELLGTLFYLVGNLEDARDALQETFLKCWRHQQQVPDVENLKAWVFRIALNTGRDVRKTAWNRRRKPLVSDPSQAPDDVVSVNHRLRTSDPPDAELIRNEELCRLRDAVLHLREEEQEVFLLRQNGGLSYPQIAAATSLPLGTVKTRMRAAIGQLRMAVGETS